A window of Micrococcales bacterium genomic DNA:
AGGACGGGCGATGATCGACATCGAAACCCGCGACCGGCTCAGAACCATGCGCCTATCGGGCATGGTCGACTGCCTGGACCGGCTCTCCGGGCCGGGCGTCAAAACCGGATTGACCGTGGTGGAGGTCATAAAGCTGATGACCGACACCGAATGGGACCGGCGGCGCAACTCCAAGCTCACGCGCCTGCGTCGCGCCGCCGACCTTGCCCAACCGGCCGCTGACGTCGCCGACATTCGCGTCATCACCGACAGGGTCGTCGACACAGACCTCATCGCACGCATGCAGACCGGCGCATACATCGACCGCGCTGAGGATCTCATCTTGCTTGGCCCCACCGGCTCAGGCAAGACCTACATCGCCTCGGCGTTGGGAAACAAGGCCTGCCAGCAACACAAGACCGTGCTCTACCTGCGCACCGCCGACCTGCTAGACCGTCTCGCCGCCGCAGAACGCGCTGACACCCGCGGCGCCACTTTGGCCAAACTGGTCAAGATCAACCTGCTCATCCTTGACGAATGGCTGATCTGCCCGCCCACGGTCGACCAGGTCCGTAACCTCCACGCCCTGATCGAGCGGCGCACCGGGAACGGTTCGACGATCTTCTGCTCGCAGATCTCGCCCGCTAAGTGGCACGACCAGATTGAGGAGAAAGTAATGGCCGACGCGATCATCGACCGCATCACCGCCAACGCCCACAAGATGACACTGACCTGCACAGACTCCCTGCGCAGGCACTTCAAGCCCATCAAGTAGGCCGCACGGACAAGGTGAGCCATACGGTGGGATGGCTCACCACACCGGCGCCCTGGCTCACTCCAACCCGGTGCCCTGGCTCACTCGCCACCAGACCAGTGGCTCAGTTTCCCGGAAGTATCCAGTCCGCCACGATGTTCCGCCGAATCATGCCCCACTGTCTTTCGTCTGGGACGCCTGCCACTTCGCCGACTTGGCGTAGCGATTTCCGATTGGTGCGACTAGTCCTGCTGCTTCGAGGGCGCCTAGATGTTTCTTGACAGCCTGTCGAGTAACACCTAGGGCACCTGCTAACTCAGCGGCGGGCCTTGGACCGGCCTGGAGGAAGGCAAGCACTTCAGTCTGCCGGGGCGTCAAAAACATAGGCGCCACCCGTTGCCTCATCCAGGTCGGTGAGCAACTGTAAGCTCGGACAGGTGAGCCAACCCGTCACCGATAAAGGGCCGTTCTACCACGGCACCAAGTCCGTTCTGCGGCCAGGTGGCCTTCTGGAGCGAGGCCGCCCCTCCAACTTTGGGACTCAGCAAAAGGCCAACTATGTCTATCTCACCGCCACCCTGGATGCCGCCATCTGGGGAGCCGAGTTGGCCGTTGGCGAGGGACCAGGCCGCATCTACCAAGTCGAACCGACCGGTCCCATCGAAAACGACCCCAACCTCACCGACCAACGATTCCCTGGCAACCCGACCCGCTCCTACCGAACCCGCGATCCGCTGCAAGTCGTTGGAGAAGTCACCAACTGGGAGCCGCATCCACCCGAAGTTCTCAAAGCTATGCAAGACAACCTTGAACGCCTCAAGGTCGAGGGCGTCGAAGCGATCAACGAGTAGCTGATGGGCCACTAGAGGTGAATCACGGCACGCACTTCTAGAATCAGGTTGGCTCAATGCGGCAGTGCGTGACCAAAACGTGGCTCGGTCCGTCTCCATGAACCTCTCGCTCATGGGGAAACCGCTCTGGCCAGGACCATCAGAGCCACACATGGTCGGGCTGGCCGGATTTGAACCGGCGACCCCTTGGAGCGAACAAGGCGATTTTTTGAGGTTCCAATGAGTGCAAAATAGTGCTGTTGACCAGCTACTATGCCTGACTCTGGGTTCGCCCTGATTCTGTAAGATTCGGCCAAATCTGGCTGAAAGTGGACAGTAAATGGACACCGAATCGGCTGATTTGTATTGGGTTCAAATCTCTTTGGAGCCAGGTGGAACCCGGTGGGCTTGGATGGAACCCGGCTAGTGCCAAGTCTGCGTCTCGGCGTGCCAGTTGCCGTCGGCTTCGCCACTGAGCACGGGATCGATGAACTTGCCCATGAGCGCCCTGGCAGCGGTGATGTTGTACGGCTCAGCAGGTGTGTTCTTCGCCAGTTTGGCATAGGACGTTCCCCACGTCTCGGGGACTGCGAATGTCTCAGGCACGTCGAGGCGGCGAAGACGGCATTCGGCGACGATTGCTCCGCTTAGGTCCGGTGCGGCCATGGTCTGGGTGACGGCTACGACCACCAGGTCTACCAAGTCCTTCTCCCGGCTGGACGGCTCACCCAGATAGTCGGCAATCGTCGCGCAGAACTTGTCGGCTACTTGATTCACCACTAGATACAGCCGGTAGGGCACAGTGATCAGCTTCGGCAGTGCAAGCCGGTTTGCCGGTTCTGCGACGGTAGTTCCTTCGGTCGCGCCAACATGCGTTGACAGGTCAACTTTGATGGTTGCCACTACTTTGTCGCCCAGGAAGGCATCAAAGGACGCGCAACCCTTCGAGGTAGGGCTGTATGTCATCATCCAGAATGTCGTGGT
This region includes:
- the arr gene encoding NAD(+)--rifampin ADP-ribosyltransferase — translated: MSQPVTDKGPFYHGTKSVLRPGGLLERGRPSNFGTQQKANYVYLTATLDAAIWGAELAVGEGPGRIYQVEPTGPIENDPNLTDQRFPGNPTRSYRTRDPLQVVGEVTNWEPHPPEVLKAMQDNLERLKVEGVEAINE
- a CDS encoding winged helix-turn-helix domain-containing protein codes for the protein MFLTPRQTEVLAFLQAGPRPAAELAGALGVTRQAVKKHLGALEAAGLVAPIGNRYAKSAKWQASQTKDSGA
- a CDS encoding ATP-binding protein, with amino-acid sequence MIDIETRDRLRTMRLSGMVDCLDRLSGPGVKTGLTVVEVIKLMTDTEWDRRRNSKLTRLRRAADLAQPAADVADIRVITDRVVDTDLIARMQTGAYIDRAEDLILLGPTGSGKTYIASALGNKACQQHKTVLYLRTADLLDRLAAAERADTRGATLAKLVKINLLILDEWLICPPTVDQVRNLHALIERRTGNGSTIFCSQISPAKWHDQIEEKVMADAIIDRITANAHKMTLTCTDSLRRHFKPIK